Below is a genomic region from Deinococcota bacterium.
CTTCATGACCACCGGCAACCTGGCCCTAAGCGGGGCGGCACCCCTGCAGTACGCTCGCACGGCCCCCGGCATGGAAGCCGTGCGGCGGCTCCTCCTGCAGCTCGATCACGGCGTCATCGTGTGACCACCACGTTCCGCCTGATGCATCCACGGCACAGCCCAACGGCCTTTTGTGGCGAGGGCGCCTTTATCGCCGCTGGAACCCACCGGGCATCCGCGTCGTGTACACCTCAAGCAGCCTCGCCCTCGCGGTTCTCGAGGTGCTCGCCTACCGCAAGGCCATAAAACCCCTCACGCCACGGCACCTCTACCGCGTGATGCTGCAGGACAAGCAGGTGACGTGGCTGGAGACGAAGGCGCTCCCCGAGGACTGGATAAGGACTGGGTGGAAAAGGCAACCTCGCTCGCGCTGGCGGTTCCCAGTGTGCTGGTGCCTCAGGAGCACAACTTCTTGCTCAACCGCGCTCACCCCGAGTTCTCGTTGTTGTCGCGCGAGGGGCCCGAGGACTTCCCGATCAACCCACGGCTCGCCCCGGACGCCACCGCGCCCCGAACCTGACTTCAGGCGGAACGAGTTTAGTCGCCGTACCGCTTAGCGCGCCCCGTGAATCTCAACGAGTGCCCTCGCGGCACAGTCCAGCGCGTGTTCCTCGTCAGCACGCCAACGACCTTCGATAGCGATAGTCGGGGCGCCCGAGGCGAGTGCGGTTGCAATCATCTCCTGGTATGGCAATTTACCTAAACCTAGGGGCCGGTGCGTAGCCCTGGGTGGATCGCCATCGGAGAGATGCACATGCGAAATCCGCTTGACCGTTTTGAAGGCCTCCACGGGGTCCGTGAAGGTAGCGAGGTGCGCCATGTCTACAGTGAGTCCCAAGCATGACCAACCCTCGTTCTCCATCGCTTCAACCAGCCGGTTGAGTGCGGTCGGTTCCACGAAAAACTGGTTGACTTTCCGCTCCATGCCTTCAATCCCAACCCTGAGCTCGAGCCTTTCGGCGTGCTCATTCAGCCTTGAACAGAAGTCGAGCAAGTCGGGCCAGTAATCTTCCGGGTCATCCGTACCGGAGGACTGCTGCCCGGGATGCACGGTCACGACCTTCGCTCTCATCACCGCGGCGTCGGTGAGCGATTGCATCACCTGCCTGCGGCTCACCTCACGAATCTCCGGGTTTTGGCTGAGCGGGTTGAGGTCGTAGGAGACGGCGTGCGCAGTGAGTTCTAAACCAAGCTCATCCGCTTGGCGCCTGACTGCCTCAGGCGTTTCGCCGGAGCGGTGCAGGTGTTGCGCCCAGACTTCAGCACCCGAAAAGCCCCGCCTGGCGACCGCCTCGAGGAACTCAGCGACAGGCCGCGACCACATCAGGACGCTGGCAGGATAAAACCTATCCGGCAGGGTTGGCTCTGAGCAAGACATAATCCTCCACATCGACCCGAACGGTATC
It encodes:
- a CDS encoding RES family NAD+ phosphorylase, encoding MEKATSLALAVPSVLVPQEHNFLLNRAHPEFSLLSREGPEDFPINPRLAPDATAPRT
- a CDS encoding sugar phosphate isomerase/epimerase, with translation MWSRPVAEFLEAVARRGFSGAEVWAQHLHRSGETPEAVRRQADELGLELTAHAVSYDLNPLSQNPEIREVSRRQVMQSLTDAAVMRAKVVTVHPGQQSSGTDDPEDYWPDLLDFCSRLNEHAERLELRVGIEGMERKVNQFFVEPTALNRLVEAMENEGWSCLGLTVDMAHLATFTDPVEAFKTVKRISHVHLSDGDPPRATHRPLGLGKLPYQEMIATALASGAPTIAIEGRWRADEEHALDCAARALVEIHGAR